One window from the genome of Deinococcus sp. NW-56 encodes:
- a CDS encoding IclR family transcriptional regulator, whose amino-acid sequence MLSLQKAASILGAFSAEQPEWGVRALAAHLGVPRATAHAYLAGLTGAGFLRRTPAGRYRLSWHIAEMGAHLTSALPWFPDARALITRLALEVRSVAFLCILEGDEVVCAIRERHPDADIDLPLDIYLPATATASGKILYAYGDVQPREFATCTVSSITTPDEWRTELGRVRRRGYAYSIEEWIPGQCTLGVPYHHGGQVVAAIGVQMSAQRYLREERAIRERVLGIVREAEGLN is encoded by the coding sequence GTGCTCTCCCTTCAGAAAGCGGCCAGCATCCTGGGAGCCTTCAGCGCCGAGCAGCCCGAGTGGGGGGTGCGGGCGCTCGCGGCGCACCTCGGCGTGCCGCGGGCCACGGCGCACGCTTACCTCGCCGGGCTGACCGGGGCCGGGTTCCTGCGCCGCACCCCGGCGGGGCGCTACCGTCTCTCCTGGCATATCGCGGAGATGGGGGCGCACCTGACCTCGGCGCTGCCGTGGTTTCCAGATGCCCGGGCGCTGATCACCCGGCTCGCCCTGGAGGTCCGCTCGGTGGCCTTCTTATGCATTCTGGAGGGCGACGAGGTCGTGTGCGCCATCCGCGAGCGCCACCCCGACGCCGACATCGACCTGCCGCTCGACATCTACCTCCCGGCGACCGCCACCGCGAGCGGCAAGATTCTGTATGCCTACGGCGACGTGCAGCCGCGTGAGTTCGCCACCTGCACCGTGAGCAGCATCACCACCCCCGACGAGTGGCGCACCGAACTCGGCCGGGTGCGGCGACGGGGCTACGCCTACTCCATCGAGGAATGGATTCCGGGGCAATGCACCCTGGGCGTGCCCTACCACCACGGCGGGCAGGTCGTCGCCGCCATCGGCGTGCAGATGAGCGCCCAGCGTTACCTGCGCGAGGAGCGGGCCATCCGCGAGCGCGTGCTGGGCATCGTGCGTGAGGCCGAGGGCCTGAACTAA
- a CDS encoding GNAT family N-acetyltransferase has translation MTVTLRSLRPGDEEAAVRWAADAEFCRAAGWTVGLAGRVVRRHWQGIIAGTGPDFRRWGVEYGGRLVGYVDLADLSDTSGEFGIAIGERELWGQGVGTRAGQLLLAHAFGDLGLQTVTAEVHRPNLPSHALMRRLGFREVGEGGPDEYRGEQVPTVWYALERADWASLRP, from the coding sequence ATGACGGTCACCCTGCGCTCTCTGCGCCCCGGTGACGAGGAAGCCGCCGTGCGCTGGGCCGCCGACGCCGAGTTCTGCCGGGCGGCGGGTTGGACGGTGGGGCTGGCCGGGCGGGTGGTGCGGCGGCACTGGCAGGGCATCATCGCGGGAACGGGACCGGACTTCCGGCGCTGGGGCGTGGAGTACGGCGGACGGCTCGTCGGCTATGTAGACCTCGCGGACCTGAGCGACACGTCGGGTGAGTTCGGCATTGCCATCGGGGAGCGGGAACTGTGGGGTCAAGGTGTAGGGACGCGAGCGGGTCAGCTCCTGCTCGCGCACGCCTTCGGTGACCTCGGCTTGCAGACCGTGACCGCCGAGGTCCACCGCCCCAACCTGCCCTCGCACGCGCTGATGCGGCGGCTGGGCTTCCGCGAGGTGGGAGAGGGCGGGCCGGACGAGTACCGGGGCGAGCAGGTTCCGACGGTGTGGTACGCGCTGGAGCGGGCGGACTGGGCTAGTCTTCGCCCATGA
- a CDS encoding sulfurtransferase, producing MDYAKDVLVSTEWVAENLNREGIRLVEVDEDILLYETGHIPGAVKIDWQGDFWHPQEREFISAEELSALLGRLGIKPDDQIVLYGDKSNWWAAYAYWFLSYNGVQNLKLMNGGRQKWVAEGRELTTDAPSFEATEYPALRRDESLRAYRDEVKAHIEAVRAGHGAMVDVRSPDEFSGKVTHMPNYPQEGVLRGGHIPGAANIPWARATNEDGTFKSAEELKALYEGEGVTPDKDVIAYCRIAERSSHSWFVLRELLGYPKVRNYDGSWTEWGNAVGLPIEKTYSEA from the coding sequence ATGGACTACGCGAAAGACGTGCTGGTGAGCACCGAGTGGGTCGCCGAGAACCTGAACCGCGAAGGGATTCGCCTCGTGGAAGTGGACGAGGACATCCTGCTGTACGAGACCGGGCACATCCCCGGCGCCGTGAAGATCGACTGGCAGGGCGACTTCTGGCATCCCCAGGAGCGCGAATTCATCAGCGCCGAGGAGCTGTCGGCGTTGCTGGGTCGGCTCGGGATCAAGCCGGATGACCAGATCGTCCTGTACGGCGACAAGAGCAACTGGTGGGCGGCCTACGCCTACTGGTTCCTGAGCTACAACGGCGTCCAGAACCTCAAGCTGATGAACGGCGGGCGCCAGAAGTGGGTCGCGGAAGGCCGCGAACTGACCACCGACGCGCCCTCCTTCGAGGCGACCGAGTACCCCGCCCTGCGCCGCGACGAGAGCCTGCGGGCCTACCGCGACGAGGTCAAGGCGCACATCGAGGCCGTCCGTGCGGGCCACGGCGCGATGGTGGATGTCCGCAGCCCCGACGAGTTCTCGGGCAAGGTCACCCACATGCCCAACTACCCGCAGGAAGGGGTGCTGCGCGGCGGCCACATTCCCGGCGCGGCGAACATCCCCTGGGCACGCGCCACGAACGAGGACGGCACCTTCAAGAGCGCCGAGGAACTCAAGGCCCTGTACGAGGGCGAGGGCGTGACCCCCGACAAGGACGTGATCGCCTACTGCCGCATCGCCGAACGCTCCAGCCACTCGTGGTTCGTGCTGCGCGAGCTGCTGGGCTACCCGAAGGTCCGCAACTACGACGGCTCGTGGACCGAGTGGGGCAACGCGGTGGGCCTGCCCATCGAGAAGACGTACTCGGAGGCGTAA